The following coding sequences lie in one Caproicibacterium argilliputei genomic window:
- a CDS encoding O-acetylhomoserine aminocarboxypropyltransferase/cysteine synthase family protein: protein MDQSYRPDTACIHSGYTPKSGEPQVLPIVQSTTFYYDNAEEMGRLFNLEDDGYFYTRISNPTIDAVEKKIAALEGGVGCVATSSGMSAIFIAVLNICKAGDHIVSSSAIYGGAFNLFNKTMRDMGIDVTFVAPDAAEAELEAAMQPNTRVVYCETLANPALVVTDLELYAKVAHAHGVPLIVDNTFPTPINCRPFQFGADVVVHSTTKYMDGHAVQIGGAIVDSGRFDWTNGNFPMLTEPDASYHGMVYTERFGKAAYIVKARVHLMRDLGCQAAPENAFLLNLGLETLALRMERHCANAQKVAEFLEKDSRISWVNYPGLASSPYYQLAQKYMPHGSCGVISFGVKGGRAAAAKFMESLKLASMVIHVADLRTSVLHPASTTHRQLTDAQLLDAGISADMIRMSVGIENIEDILADIRQALEKVKA from the coding sequence ATGGATCAATCTTACAGGCCGGATACTGCGTGTATCCATTCTGGCTATACGCCGAAAAGCGGGGAACCGCAAGTTCTTCCCATTGTGCAGAGTACCACTTTTTACTATGACAATGCAGAGGAAATGGGTCGTCTATTCAATTTGGAAGACGACGGTTACTTTTACACGCGAATTTCCAACCCCACCATCGATGCAGTGGAAAAGAAAATTGCTGCTTTGGAAGGTGGCGTTGGCTGTGTCGCAACCTCTTCCGGAATGTCTGCAATCTTTATTGCGGTTCTCAACATTTGCAAAGCAGGGGATCATATTGTCAGCAGCAGCGCCATTTACGGCGGTGCATTTAATCTCTTTAACAAAACCATGCGTGATATGGGCATTGATGTAACTTTTGTCGCGCCGGATGCCGCGGAAGCAGAACTGGAAGCCGCCATGCAGCCGAACACCCGTGTGGTTTACTGTGAGACACTGGCAAATCCAGCCCTGGTCGTTACGGATTTGGAACTGTACGCGAAAGTTGCACATGCACACGGCGTTCCGCTGATTGTAGACAATACATTCCCGACCCCGATTAACTGCAGGCCGTTTCAGTTTGGTGCTGATGTTGTGGTTCACTCCACAACGAAGTATATGGATGGTCATGCCGTGCAGATTGGCGGTGCCATTGTAGACAGCGGCCGGTTTGATTGGACCAACGGCAACTTCCCGATGTTGACAGAACCGGATGCGTCCTACCATGGGATGGTTTACACAGAGCGTTTTGGCAAGGCAGCTTATATTGTGAAGGCACGTGTGCACCTAATGCGGGATCTGGGCTGCCAGGCTGCGCCGGAAAACGCGTTTCTCTTAAATCTTGGGTTGGAAACCTTGGCGCTGCGCATGGAACGGCATTGTGCCAATGCGCAGAAAGTGGCAGAGTTCCTGGAGAAGGATTCACGCATCAGCTGGGTCAATTATCCAGGCCTTGCAAGTAGTCCGTATTATCAGCTGGCGCAGAAGTATATGCCGCATGGTTCCTGTGGGGTCATTTCGTTTGGCGTGAAAGGCGGGCGCGCCGCCGCAGCGAAGTTCATGGAATCGCTAAAACTGGCGTCCATGGTGATTCATGTGGCTGATCTTCGTACCAGTGTTTTGCACCCGGCAAGTACCACGCACCGTCAGCTGACGGATGCGCAGCTGCTTGATGCCGGTATCAGTGCGGATATGATTCGGATGTCGGTTGGCATTGAAAACATCGAGGATATTTTGGCTGATATTCGGCAGGCGTTAGAAAAAGTGAAAGCATAA
- a CDS encoding flavin monoamine oxidase family protein: MEQALTEGGHPEDFWNIVNLLNPPNSILKLATPALCKGKKAAIIGAGLAGLSAAFELRKLGFDITVFEKQKERIGGRVYTYYFDKGKSLYGELGGAVVPVAHQTVWHYVDLFHLKTRPCASAVSGYIYDRGIRIRNDPLGLGVKAYLYPQYRLTKCEKGLPWEQWMQVYVHHDLLRLLPEERREILQIKQQYCDRYWQYDHLSLRQILEKNRLSNGGMELLSTLALHNAAWNNCSCNWSRSYLETDSCLYQIEGGASSLPEAFQRSLAMPNPPEYQPFERKRLGNVCFRQGAAVVRIEGGFPDRVRLFFREQGQSAEELQDFDYVISTVPFPALRTLQISPAFSPEKMQVIREVQSMPAQKTLFLCKTPFWCEDGIHGGRSVTDLPVQTVWYPNGPVPSGDVPTDIRVLTASVSFGQDAVVLGAVPAAQRAAWTKRQIERIHGLAEHELDPVVLRCKTLCWADEAGFYGAFPRFAPGQRTAFALAAAQPEYDGRVLFAGDAVSTQPGWMQGALQSGMLAANEVACQAVLHPFPD, from the coding sequence TTGGAACAGGCGCTGACAGAGGGCGGTCATCCGGAAGATTTTTGGAATATTGTGAACCTGCTGAATCCGCCGAATTCGATTCTAAAATTGGCAACGCCGGCGCTGTGTAAAGGGAAAAAGGCAGCTATAATCGGGGCAGGTCTTGCGGGGCTTTCTGCTGCATTTGAGCTGCGCAAACTGGGATTTGACATTACGGTTTTTGAGAAGCAAAAAGAGCGCATCGGCGGCAGGGTTTACACCTATTATTTCGATAAGGGGAAATCCCTTTACGGAGAACTGGGCGGCGCTGTGGTACCGGTGGCACACCAAACGGTGTGGCACTATGTGGATTTATTCCACCTGAAAACCCGTCCCTGTGCTTCAGCGGTAAGCGGATATATCTATGACCGGGGCATCCGGATTCGCAATGATCCGCTGGGTTTGGGGGTGAAAGCCTATCTGTACCCACAGTATCGGTTGACCAAATGTGAAAAAGGACTGCCGTGGGAGCAGTGGATGCAGGTTTATGTACACCATGATTTACTGCGCCTGCTTCCGGAAGAACGACGTGAAATTCTGCAGATTAAGCAGCAGTACTGTGACCGGTATTGGCAGTATGACCATCTCAGCCTGCGCCAGATTTTGGAGAAGAATCGTTTGAGCAACGGTGGCATGGAATTGCTTTCTACTTTGGCGCTGCACAATGCGGCATGGAACAACTGCAGCTGCAACTGGAGCCGGAGCTATTTGGAAACAGATTCCTGCTTGTATCAAATCGAGGGCGGTGCAAGTAGTCTGCCCGAGGCGTTCCAACGTTCGCTGGCAATGCCGAATCCGCCAGAATACCAGCCGTTTGAGCGAAAAAGACTTGGCAATGTGTGTTTTCGGCAGGGGGCGGCCGTTGTTCGAATCGAGGGCGGCTTCCCCGACCGCGTGCGGCTGTTTTTTCGGGAGCAGGGGCAGTCTGCAGAGGAACTGCAGGATTTTGATTATGTAATTTCCACGGTTCCCTTTCCCGCCCTGCGAACTCTGCAGATTTCGCCGGCGTTCAGTCCAGAAAAGATGCAGGTCATTCGGGAGGTGCAGAGTATGCCGGCACAAAAGACCCTGTTTCTCTGCAAAACGCCGTTTTGGTGCGAAGACGGTATTCACGGCGGGCGTTCCGTTACGGATCTGCCGGTGCAGACTGTGTGGTATCCGAATGGTCCGGTTCCCAGCGGTGACGTACCCACAGATATTCGTGTTTTGACGGCATCTGTTAGCTTTGGACAGGATGCGGTGGTGCTTGGCGCTGTGCCCGCAGCGCAGCGCGCAGCATGGACGAAGCGCCAGATAGAGCGGATTCACGGATTGGCAGAACACGAACTGGACCCTGTGGTTTTGCGATGCAAAACGCTTTGTTGGGCTGACGAGGCTGGCTTTTACGGTGCGTTTCCACGTTTTGCGCCGGGGCAGCGAACTGCATTTGCACTTGCTGCCGCACAACCGGAATATGACGGCCGCGTTTTATTTGCAGGCGACGCCGTATCCACGCAACCGGGGTGGATGCAGGGAGCCCTGCAAAGCGGCATGCTGGCGGCAAATGAAGTGGCGTGTCAGGCAGTTCTGCATCCGTTTCCCGACTAA